In the genome of Quercus robur chromosome 3, dhQueRobu3.1, whole genome shotgun sequence, one region contains:
- the LOC126719894 gene encoding uncharacterized protein LOC126719894 translates to MGPWLWLGIDLAWGRGYGDNTGGGVEISFRWEKSDRNKRNRKENQAIIATTGSVPMAKRRKELEEKNGCEPSPIECFRSMHMKKDGVTFASEKAQKLYEKMDARKSEVASQGEIVNDSQIFFEVTGPPTRGRVLGMGAGVKPRDVYGPSSSSQCSKRCQNQRIKILLRK, encoded by the exons ATGGGGCCATGGTTGTGGCTGGGTATTGATCTTGCTTGGGGCCGTGGTTATGGAGACAACACCGGTGGAGGCGTGGAGATCAGCTTCCGATGG GAAAAGAGTGatagaaacaaaagaaatcGCAAAGAAAATCAAGCTATCATTGCGACTACAGGTTCTGTACCAATGGCTAAGCGTAGAAAAGAATTG GAGGAGAAGAATGGATGTGAACCAAGTCCAATCGAATGTTTCAGGTCGATGCATATGAAAAAGGATGGTGTTACTTTTGCCAGTGAaaaagcacaaaaattatat gaaaaaatgGATGCAAGGAAATCAGAGGTTGCATCTCAAGGTGAGATTGTTAATGATAGTCAAATATTCTTTGAAGTGACTGGACCTCCTACTCGTGGTCGTGTGCTTGGCATGGGTGCTGGTGTCAAGCCTAGAGATGTGTATGGCCCAAGTTCATCTAGCCAGTGTAGTAAGCGATGTCAA AATCAAAGGATAAAAATTCTGCTGAGAAAATGA